From Fulvivirga lutea:
GGATGTATCTGCCACCAATTTTCCTGCAGAGTGATTAATCAAGTCATCTTTTACAATATCAGTGAATAGTGATTTTAACTTTTTAGAATTTCCATCAATTACAACCAATCCCTCATCACCAAACAGCTCGTGCACATACCACCTTACAGCCTCTGCCAGAGTTTTACCTTTCGAATAAGCTTCTTTAAAAAACTCAGGTATACCCGGAATTGACTTGCTCAATTCTTTTAGCCCGGACACTTCAAACTCGCCAACAGCACCGGACTGCTCAGTCTCCCAAACATATTTTTTATTGTTCAGCCAGAAATACTTAATCTCATCATAGTCATGATCTTCAGAAGCCATCCAATAAACAGGCACAAAGTCGTATTCAGGATATTCAGATTTAAGTTGTTTACAGGTTTTAATGACAGAGACTATCTTATAAATGAAATAAAGTGGCCCAGTAAAAATGTTTAGCTGGTGGCCCGTGGTGATCGTAAATGTTTTTTCGGAAGCTAGTTTTTGAAGGGAAGTATTAACCGCTTTCTTAGAAGAAATGCCTTGATATTGATCAGATAGAGTACTACAGAGAATCTTTCTGTTTTCAGCGCTAAACTTCTTATCCGCAATCTGTTCTTTAAAGGAAGCTATCTCAGGATAGCGTTTGTAGAACTCCTTTAATCTTTCAGAGCCATTTAGATAGTCTAAAAATAAATCTGAAAATCGATTGGTTTCACTAAGTTCTACAGTTGCTAATTTCATTTAAGCCAATTTTCTCTACACCACTTCACCATATAAATCAAACTCAGTGGCATCATTAATTTTTACATTACAGAAATCCCCTAATCTCGCATGACTTGCTCCATCAATAATTACTTCATTATCAACTTCAGGAGAATCAAATTCAGTTCTGCCAATAAAACTTCCTCCTTCTGCTCTATCTATCAGCACCTTAAAAGTCTTATCAATTTTCTCCTGATTGATTTCATAAGAGATTTTTTCCTGTAACTCCATTACGGCATTAGCACGCTCTTGTTTCACTTTATCAGGAACATCATCCTTAAAATTATATGCGTGGGTATTTTCTTCGTGTGAATAAGTAAATATTCCTAATCGTTCAAATCTGGATCGCTCAACAAAATCATACATTTCTTGAAAGTCTTTGTCCGTTTCACCAGGATAACCAGCAATTAAGGTAGTTCGTAACGCAACTCCTGGCACCTTTTCCCTAATAGTGGCAATTAACTCTTCTTGTTTTTCGCGTGTTGTGCCACGCCTCATCGCTTTCAATATGTTGGTTGAGCCATGTTGAAGGGGCATATCTAAATAATTGCAGATGTTAGGGTGTTGGGCCATTACTTCTAAAATATCGAGCGGAAAACCAGTAGGAAAAGCATAATGCAACCTTACCCAGTCAATACCATCAACATCAGCTAAATTTTGTAGTAGCTCTGCTAAATTTCTCTTTTTATAAATATCTAACCCATAGTAAGTGGAATCCTGAGCAATTAACAGCAACTCTTTAGTGCCATTTTTAGCTAAATTCTTAGCCTCTAGTACCAGTTCTTCAATTGGTTTAGATATATGCTTGCCTCGCATTAATGGTATAGCACAAAAAGAACAAGGCCTGTCGCAACCCTCAGCAATTTTCAAATAGGCGTAATGTCCGGCTGAAGTTAATACTCTCTCCCCTACTAATTCCTTTTTGTAGTCTGCCTTAAACCTCTTTAATAGTAATGGTAGGTCGCGCGTACCAAAAAAAGCATCTACCTGAGGTATTTCCTTTTCAAGATCATCTTTATAGCGCTGAGAAAGGCATCCTGTAACATATAATTTTTCTACCAGACCTTCACTTTTAGCATCAGCATATCTTAAAATGGTATCGATAGATTCTTGCTTAGCATTATCAATAAATCCGCACGTGTTTACTATCACGATATTGGCATCATCATTTTCAGCCTCATGCGTTGTGTCAATTTTATTGCCCCGCAGCTGAGTAAGCATTACTTCAGAGTCAACTAAATTTTTTGAGCAACCTAGCGTTACAATATTAACCTTATCCCTACGTCTCGTTTTTGTTTTCAAATCCTTGGTTTTTAGAGTGCAAAATTAAGAAAATTTAAATTGCTTCTTGATTGAATAGGGTTCGGTTATATTT
This genomic window contains:
- the rimO gene encoding 30S ribosomal protein S12 methylthiotransferase RimO, whose amino-acid sequence is MKTKTRRRDKVNIVTLGCSKNLVDSEVMLTQLRGNKIDTTHEAENDDANIVIVNTCGFIDNAKQESIDTILRYADAKSEGLVEKLYVTGCLSQRYKDDLEKEIPQVDAFFGTRDLPLLLKRFKADYKKELVGERVLTSAGHYAYLKIAEGCDRPCSFCAIPLMRGKHISKPIEELVLEAKNLAKNGTKELLLIAQDSTYYGLDIYKKRNLAELLQNLADVDGIDWVRLHYAFPTGFPLDILEVMAQHPNICNYLDMPLQHGSTNILKAMRRGTTREKQEELIATIREKVPGVALRTTLIAGYPGETDKDFQEMYDFVERSRFERLGIFTYSHEENTHAYNFKDDVPDKVKQERANAVMELQEKISYEINQEKIDKTFKVLIDRAEGGSFIGRTEFDSPEVDNEVIIDGASHARLGDFCNVKINDATEFDLYGEVV